In Aliarcobacter faecis, a genomic segment contains:
- a CDS encoding TolC family protein, translated as MRKIFLFSIVCSFTLANTNSLEILQKDKKETRELQKQSIESSYESLKNDWIGTIDFSSGLTRNHSFSDEQDRNNNRYGKSARIGFTQSIFESGGIELTIAYAKDKLKYDLLSWENQNQQLLQAIYSTLLEIKKLKLQIEQGKYRLENKEIELIIKKIQYDAGKGDIIELNNAVMSKNNQFKENISLENSLKEKEYELSKYTDLKYDQIDIIDFKIVSKDDFVKNNLDILQEDSKVEMLNTSYKKTKTNYLPKVSLSTNASYSYSDSEFDRMIKDTNKDDASGSASLTLSMPLYDYNKSNKLQESKLEYLKQKSQVNDLRNEVAYDYEQILSQIDTYEKHIKTIKENIILYDDLISTNKISNEAGMTSEYDLDILKNTKLINEYDIVINDINIKLQYTKLYFKIKG; from the coding sequence TTGCGTAAAATATTTTTATTCTCAATAGTTTGTAGTTTTACATTAGCAAATACAAATAGTTTAGAGATTTTACAAAAAGATAAAAAAGAGACTAGAGAGCTTCAAAAACAATCTATAGAGTCAAGTTATGAGAGTTTGAAAAATGATTGGATAGGAACTATAGATTTTAGTTCAGGACTAACAAGAAATCACTCTTTTTCAGATGAACAAGATAGAAATAATAATAGATATGGAAAATCTGCACGAATAGGTTTTACCCAATCTATCTTTGAATCAGGTGGTATTGAACTTACAATTGCATATGCAAAAGATAAATTAAAATATGATTTATTATCTTGGGAAAATCAGAATCAACAGCTTTTACAAGCTATTTATAGCACTTTATTGGAAATTAAAAAGCTAAAATTGCAAATAGAGCAAGGTAAATATAGATTAGAGAATAAAGAGATAGAGTTAATTATCAAAAAAATACAATATGATGCTGGTAAAGGTGATATTATTGAGCTAAATAATGCTGTTATGTCAAAAAATAATCAATTCAAAGAAAATATTAGTTTAGAGAACTCTTTAAAAGAGAAAGAGTATGAACTTTCAAAATATACAGATTTAAAATATGACCAGATAGATATTATAGATTTTAAGATAGTTTCAAAAGATGATTTTGTAAAAAATAATTTAGATATTTTACAAGAGGATTCTAAAGTTGAGATGTTAAATACAAGTTATAAAAAAACAAAAACAAACTATTTACCAAAAGTTTCACTATCAACAAATGCTTCATATAGTTATTCTGATAGTGAATTTGATAGAATGATAAAAGATACAAATAAAGATGATGCTTCAGGAAGTGCAAGTTTAACTCTATCTATGCCTTTATATGATTATAATAAATCAAATAAACTTCAAGAGTCAAAATTGGAGTATCTAAAACAAAAAAGTCAAGTTAATGATTTAAGAAATGAAGTAGCTTATGATTATGAACAGATTTTAAGTCAAATTGATACTTATGAAAAACATATTAAAACTATAAAAGAGAATATTATATTGTATGATGATTTAATCTCTACAAATAAAATATCAAATGAAGCTGGAATGACATCAGAGTATGATTTAGACATTCTAAAGAATACGAAATTGATAAATGAGTATGATATTGTAATAAATGATATAAATATCAAACTTCAATATACAAAACTATATTTTAAAATAAAAGGTTAA
- a CDS encoding efflux RND transporter periplasmic adaptor subunit: protein MSNDNLVSELNSYKTKSSKKIYAWISVVIVVAVVGVYFFMFNSANKVTKVEYITKKVEKGDLEVIVSATGNLNPTNSVEIGIEVSGTIKEIYVDYNDEVKVGQVLAKLDTVKLQSQVDSSSAALAIARANQKESEVNVKNKKILYDRTLKMFNESNGKYPSKNELDDTRFSYEAALSSLEATKAKVLQSESNVKTDKQNLEKASVKSSIDGIVLNREVEVGQTLAATMSAPKLFTLAKDLTNMDLIVSIDEADVADIKKGLPVTFSVDAYPNRTFHGKIKQVRLNPIDSNGVVTYETVVEVNNEDLVLKPGMTATAKIVTKDSKDKVLIPNSALRFKPKIQEQSQKSGSVNFVGPNNRPQGGVTKDLGKREFSSIYILENGEPKRVMVKVLDTDGKSSAIESKDLKLDDEVIISQKSDNAK, encoded by the coding sequence ATGAGCAATGATAATTTAGTAAGTGAATTAAATAGTTATAAAACAAAGAGTTCAAAAAAAATATATGCTTGGATAAGTGTAGTAATAGTTGTAGCTGTTGTAGGAGTATATTTTTTTATGTTCAATTCAGCAAATAAAGTAACAAAAGTTGAATATATAACAAAAAAAGTTGAAAAAGGTGATTTAGAAGTTATTGTTAGTGCAACGGGGAATTTGAATCCAACAAATAGTGTAGAAATAGGAATAGAGGTTTCTGGAACAATAAAAGAGATTTATGTAGATTATAATGATGAGGTGAAAGTTGGGCAAGTTTTAGCAAAACTCGATACTGTAAAACTGCAATCTCAAGTTGATAGTTCAAGTGCAGCTTTAGCAATAGCAAGAGCAAATCAAAAAGAGAGTGAAGTAAATGTAAAAAATAAGAAAATTTTATATGATAGAACTTTAAAAATGTTTAATGAGTCAAATGGAAAATATCCATCAAAAAATGAACTTGATGATACAAGATTTTCATATGAAGCAGCTTTATCTTCACTTGAAGCAACAAAAGCAAAAGTTTTACAGTCTGAATCAAATGTAAAAACAGATAAACAAAATCTTGAAAAGGCTTCAGTTAAATCTTCTATTGATGGGATAGTTCTAAATAGAGAAGTTGAAGTTGGACAAACTTTAGCTGCAACTATGTCTGCTCCAAAGCTTTTTACTTTAGCAAAAGATTTAACAAATATGGATTTAATAGTGAGTATTGATGAGGCTGATGTTGCAGATATTAAAAAAGGTTTACCCGTAACATTTAGTGTTGATGCTTATCCTAATAGAACATTTCATGGAAAAATAAAACAAGTAAGGTTAAATCCAATTGATTCAAATGGAGTTGTAACTTATGAAACAGTTGTTGAAGTAAATAATGAAGATTTAGTTTTAAAACCAGGAATGACAGCAACAGCAAAAATTGTTACAAAAGATAGTAAGGATAAAGTTTTAATTCCAAATAGTGCTTTAAGATTTAAACCAAAAATTCAAGAACAATCTCAAAAAAGTGGTTCTGTTAATTTTGTTGGACCAAATAATAGACCACAAGGTGGAGTTACAAAAGATTTAGGGAAAAGAGAGTTCTCTTCTATCTATATTTTAGAAAATGGTGAACCAAAAAGAGTTATGGTAAAAGTTTTAGATACAGATGGAAAATCTTCAGCTATTGAATCAAAAGATTTAAAATTAGATGATGAGGTAATAATTTCACAAAAGAGTGATAATGCAAAATAA
- the exbD gene encoding TonB system transport protein ExbD translates to MKLQKYDSINVIPFIDVLLVLLAIVLLTSTFITKGIIPVALPNSSSSDNLKPDKEMVIVINENGELFLEDAPILLENIEVQILTKTKETPIHIHTDKNTKFESFVNVLDMLKKNQFANVSIVTKK, encoded by the coding sequence ATGAAGCTACAGAAGTATGATTCAATAAATGTTATTCCATTTATTGATGTTTTATTAGTTCTTTTAGCAATAGTTTTATTAACTTCAACATTTATTACTAAAGGGATTATTCCAGTTGCTCTACCAAATTCTAGTAGCTCTGATAATCTAAAACCTGATAAAGAGATGGTTATTGTGATAAATGAAAATGGAGAACTCTTTTTAGAAGATGCTCCTATTTTATTAGAAAATATTGAAGTACAAATTTTAACAAAAACAAAAGAGACACCAATTCATATCCATACAGATAAAAATACAAAATTTGAATCTTTTGTAAATGTTTTAGATATGTTAAAGAAAAATCAATTTGCTAATGTCTCTATCGTAACTAAGAAGTAG
- a CDS encoding DNA ligase translates to MKIIILFLSICFCFSIEIVKPSIYDEKKHNIQNWLMSEKLDGIRAIWTGKELLSKNGNKLFAPNFFIKDFPPFYLDGELWTKRADFENIQSVVLNQNSNSLWKNITYNIFEIPNQKGDFYNRLKFLEEFLEKNPNKYIKIIPQIKIIKKEDLNIFLDEVLRKNGEGVIIRNPFLEYEDGRSLNILKVKTFFDDEGEVISYNYNSDKTFRSLNLKLESGTIFKLGSGFSFKYRENPPKIGSIVTFKYYGFTKNGKPKFASFLRERKNE, encoded by the coding sequence ATGAAAATTATTATACTTTTTTTAAGTATCTGTTTTTGCTTTTCAATTGAAATTGTAAAACCATCAATTTATGATGAGAAAAAGCATAATATTCAAAATTGGTTAATGAGTGAAAAACTAGATGGAATAAGAGCTATTTGGACAGGGAAAGAACTTTTAAGTAAAAATGGAAATAAACTATTTGCTCCAAATTTCTTTATAAAAGATTTTCCACCTTTTTACCTTGATGGTGAGTTGTGGACTAAAAGAGCTGATTTTGAAAATATTCAAAGCGTAGTTTTAAATCAAAATAGTAACTCTCTTTGGAAAAATATAACTTATAATATATTTGAAATTCCAAATCAAAAAGGAGATTTTTATAATAGATTAAAATTTTTGGAAGAGTTTTTAGAAAAAAATCCAAATAAATATATAAAAATTATTCCTCAAATAAAGATAATAAAAAAAGAAGATTTAAATATTTTTTTAGATGAAGTATTAAGAAAAAATGGCGAAGGTGTAATAATAAGAAACCCTTTTTTGGAATATGAAGATGGAAGAAGTCTAAATATTTTAAAAGTTAAAACATTTTTTGATGATGAAGGAGAAGTTATTTCTTATAATTACAATAGTGATAAAACATTTAGAAGTTTAAATTTAAAACTCGAAAGTGGAACAATATTTAAATTAGGTAGTGGATTTTCGTTTAAATATAGAGAAAATCCACCTAAAATTGGCTCTATTGTCACATTTAAATATTATGGTTTTACAAAAAATGGTAAACCAAAATTTGCTTCATTTTTAAGAGAAAGGAAAAATGAATAA
- the exbB gene encoding TonB-system energizer ExbB → MQDIETLKHLVDYGVITLLIVMSFVAVYFFIERVIFYRKIVVNSYKTKKALDVALTKHLTIIGTIASNAPYIGLLGTVLAIMLTFMTMGSGDIDAAKIMESLALALKATAVGLVVAIVAMVLYNILSRSAEVLESEYEATEV, encoded by the coding sequence ATGCAAGATATAGAGACTTTAAAACATTTAGTTGATTACGGAGTAATCACACTACTAATAGTTATGAGCTTTGTTGCAGTATATTTCTTTATTGAGAGGGTTATTTTCTATAGAAAAATAGTTGTAAACTCTTATAAAACAAAAAAGGCTTTAGATGTAGCACTTACTAAACATCTTACAATAATTGGAACAATTGCTTCAAATGCTCCATATATTGGTCTTTTAGGAACTGTTTTGGCAATTATGCTTACATTTATGACAATGGGAAGTGGAGATATTGATGCAGCTAAAATTATGGAAAGTTTAGCATTAGCACTTAAAGCAACTGCTGTTGGTTTAGTTGTTGCTATTGTTGCTATGGTTTTATATAATATTTTAAGTAGATCTGCTGAAGTTTTGGAGAGCGAATATGAAGCTACAGAAGTATGA
- a CDS encoding leucyl aminopeptidase, which translates to MKIKILELTKSKESDLEIILVNNIEDLGKNRELLESLEFKIKDEATIFLPESKKIYSAFEEFTYDSIAIAISNAVKKATTTKFKSAKVQINSKLEENFKALVEGAILGSYKFETYKSEKSKSELELNFIVEQKSSKLKDILDESIIIANSVNSARDMVNTTPQDFTPKSFAKEAESLAKEFDLECEVFGEKYLEKQKMMSMHSVGRASVHESQLIHLKYKPKKAKAKIVLVGKGLTYDSGGLSLKPADFMITMKADKSGGVAVLNTIKTIASLKLPVEVHAIIGAVENMIGGNAYKPDDVLRAKNGKTIEVRNTDAEGRLVLADCLCYAQDEIKDFDYIFDFATLTGACVVGLGEYTTGIMGNSEELKQRALEACQNSGEYATKLDFNRYLKKCIKSEIADVCNISNTRYGGAITAGMFLDNFIYDENKNKWIHFDIAGPAFVEKAWGYNPYGASGTGVRMAVEFIKTLA; encoded by the coding sequence ATGAAAATTAAAATTTTAGAATTAACTAAATCAAAAGAGAGTGATTTAGAGATAATATTGGTAAATAATATTGAAGATTTAGGTAAAAATAGAGAACTTTTAGAGAGTTTAGAGTTTAAAATAAAAGATGAAGCAACAATTTTTTTACCAGAATCAAAAAAAATTTATTCAGCTTTTGAAGAGTTTACTTATGACTCAATAGCTATTGCTATTTCAAATGCAGTTAAGAAGGCAACTACAACTAAATTTAAAAGTGCAAAAGTGCAAATAAATAGTAAGTTAGAAGAGAATTTTAAAGCTTTAGTTGAAGGTGCAATTTTAGGAAGTTATAAGTTTGAAACTTATAAAAGTGAAAAGAGTAAAAGTGAGTTAGAATTAAATTTTATTGTTGAGCAGAAGAGTTCAAAACTAAAAGATATTTTAGATGAGTCAATAATTATCGCAAACTCTGTAAATAGTGCTAGAGATATGGTAAATACAACTCCTCAAGATTTTACTCCAAAAAGCTTTGCAAAAGAGGCTGAAAGTTTGGCAAAAGAGTTTGATTTAGAGTGTGAAGTTTTTGGAGAGAAATATCTTGAAAAACAAAAAATGATGTCAATGCATAGTGTTGGTCGTGCTTCAGTTCATGAATCACAATTAATTCACCTAAAATATAAACCAAAAAAAGCTAAAGCAAAAATTGTTCTTGTAGGAAAAGGGCTTACTTACGATAGTGGTGGATTATCGTTAAAACCAGCTGATTTTATGATAACTATGAAAGCAGATAAATCAGGAGGAGTTGCTGTTTTAAACACTATTAAAACTATTGCATCTCTTAAGCTTCCTGTTGAAGTTCATGCTATTATTGGAGCTGTTGAAAATATGATAGGTGGAAATGCTTATAAACCAGATGATGTTTTAAGAGCAAAAAATGGAAAAACTATTGAAGTACGAAATACTGATGCTGAAGGACGATTGGTACTAGCTGATTGTTTATGTTATGCTCAAGATGAGATAAAAGATTTTGATTATATCTTTGATTTTGCAACACTGACTGGTGCTTGTGTAGTTGGGCTTGGAGAGTACACAACTGGAATTATGGGAAATAGTGAAGAGTTAAAACAAAGGGCTTTGGAAGCTTGTCAAAATTCTGGAGAGTATGCAACAAAACTAGATTTTAATAGATATTTAAAAAAATGTATAAAATCTGAAATAGCAGATGTTTGTAATATCTCAAATACAAGATATGGAGGAGCAATAACTGCTGGAATGTTTTTAGATAATTTTATTTATGATGAGAATAAAAATAAATGGATACATTTTGATATAGCTGGTCCTGCATTTGTTGAAAAAGCTTGGGGATATAATCCTTATGGAGCTAGTGGAACTGGTGTGAGAATGGCAGTTGAATTTATAAAAACTCTTGCTTAA
- a CDS encoding adenine phosphoribosyltransferase produces MNNIKNLNDKDKEFLLNSIRVVEDFPKPGISFKDITTLLNNKDAFELLMNHLEDRYKSYNLDFIAGIESRGFIFAAALATRLKVGFVPVRKKGKLPSTTVCEKYELEYGFDEVEIHLDAFLNQKDKRVLLIDDLIVSGGTAYAAANLIKKLNANLVESCFLLNFTILNGKDRLSELSEVYSVLEI; encoded by the coding sequence TTGAATAATATTAAAAATTTGAATGATAAAGATAAAGAGTTTTTATTAAACTCAATAAGAGTAGTCGAAGATTTTCCAAAACCAGGAATTAGCTTTAAAGATATTACAACACTTTTAAATAATAAAGATGCTTTTGAACTTCTAATGAATCATTTAGAAGATAGATATAAATCATATAATTTAGATTTTATAGCAGGAATTGAATCAAGAGGATTTATTTTTGCTGCTGCTTTGGCAACTAGACTTAAAGTTGGTTTTGTTCCTGTACGAAAAAAAGGAAAATTACCAAGTACAACAGTTTGTGAAAAGTATGAACTAGAGTATGGCTTTGATGAAGTTGAGATACACTTAGATGCTTTCTTAAATCAAAAAGATAAAAGAGTTTTATTAATTGATGATTTAATTGTAAGTGGAGGAACAGCTTATGCTGCAGCTAATTTAATAAAAAAATTAAATGCTAATTTAGTAGAGAGCTGTTTTTTATTGAATTTTACAATATTAAATGGTAAAGATAGGCTAAGTGAACTTTCAGAAGTTTATTCTGTATTAGAGATTTAG
- the trpB gene encoding tryptophan synthase subunit beta produces the protein MSDYIPKKSIFDPNEKGQFGGVFGGQYVPETLMPVLKELELAYSKYRFDKEFWNEVNYFLKDYVGRENPLYFAKNISDEIGAKVYLKREDLNHTGAHKVNNVIAQGLLAKKMGKTKVIAETGAGQHGVATATIAALMGLECTVFMGAKDVERQELNVFRMKLLGAKVVAVESGSKTLKDAMNEAIRYWVTNARDTFYIIGTVAGPHPYPMMVRDFQAIIGYESRKQILEKEGKLPDYVVACIGGGSNAIGMFSHFLEDDSVTCVGIEAGGLGLDTLKHGSCLALGSPGILHGQCSYLLQDEDGQVLEAHSISAGLDYPGVGPEHSFHKDNKSIIYDNITDKEALEAFVWLSQKEGIIPAFESSHAVAYLKKAEEKLKGKMVIICLSGRGDKDMIQAKSLLNFE, from the coding sequence ATGAGTGATTATATTCCAAAAAAAAGTATTTTTGATCCAAATGAAAAGGGTCAATTTGGTGGAGTTTTTGGTGGTCAATATGTACCTGAAACATTAATGCCTGTTTTAAAAGAGTTAGAACTAGCTTATAGTAAGTATAGATTTGATAAAGAGTTTTGGAATGAGGTAAACTATTTCTTAAAAGATTATGTAGGAAGAGAAAATCCTCTTTATTTTGCAAAAAATATAAGTGATGAAATTGGTGCAAAAGTTTATTTGAAAAGAGAAGATTTAAATCATACAGGGGCTCATAAGGTAAACAATGTAATTGCTCAAGGCTTATTAGCTAAAAAAATGGGGAAAACAAAAGTAATAGCTGAGACAGGAGCAGGGCAACATGGAGTTGCAACTGCTACAATAGCAGCACTTATGGGACTTGAATGTACAGTTTTTATGGGTGCAAAAGATGTTGAAAGACAAGAGCTAAATGTATTTAGAATGAAACTTTTAGGTGCAAAAGTGGTTGCTGTTGAAAGTGGAAGCAAAACTTTAAAAGATGCTATGAATGAGGCAATTAGATATTGGGTTACAAATGCAAGAGATACTTTTTATATAATTGGAACAGTAGCAGGTCCTCATCCATATCCTATGATGGTAAGAGATTTTCAAGCAATTATTGGTTATGAATCAAGAAAACAGATTTTAGAAAAAGAGGGTAAATTACCAGATTATGTAGTTGCTTGTATAGGTGGTGGTTCAAATGCTATTGGAATGTTTTCACATTTTTTAGAAGATGATAGTGTTACTTGTGTTGGAATTGAAGCTGGTGGTTTAGGTCTTGATACACTAAAACATGGCTCTTGTCTAGCTCTTGGAAGCCCTGGAATTTTACATGGACAATGTTCATATTTACTTCAAGATGAAGATGGACAAGTTTTAGAAGCTCACTCAATTAGTGCTGGGCTTGATTACCCTGGTGTTGGACCTGAACACTCTTTTCATAAAGATAATAAAAGTATAATTTATGACAATATTACGGATAAAGAAGCTCTTGAAGCATTTGTATGGCTTAGTCAAAAAGAGGGAATAATACCAGCCTTTGAATCATCTCATGCAGTAGCATACTTAAAAAAAGCAGAAGAAAAATTAAAAGGAAAAATGGTGATTATATGTTTATCTGGTCGTGGAGATAAAGATATGATACAAGCAAAAAGTTTATTAAATTTTGAATAA
- a CDS encoding ABC transporter ATP-binding protein has product MQNKKAIIEFKNIVKSYGSGQNITHALNGVDLKIYEGEFVAIMGASGSGKSTSMNMIGCLDKPTSGEYLFNGINVEKLNRNQMALLRRNYLGFVFQGFNLLGRTSALENVELPLIYRKIPSKQREEMATEALKKVGLGSVIKHTPAELSGGQQQRVAIARAIVTNPLVLLADEPTGNLDSIKSIEIMNLLKQLNKESKITVIMVTHEEDMAAYADRIIYFRDGHIEDSLKKGFK; this is encoded by the coding sequence ATGCAAAATAAAAAAGCAATAATTGAGTTCAAAAATATTGTAAAAAGCTATGGAAGTGGACAAAATATAACTCATGCACTAAATGGAGTTGATTTAAAGATATATGAGGGCGAATTTGTTGCTATTATGGGAGCTAGTGGAAGTGGAAAATCTACATCTATGAATATGATAGGTTGTTTAGATAAACCTACAAGTGGAGAGTATCTTTTTAATGGTATAAATGTAGAAAAATTAAATAGAAATCAGATGGCACTTTTACGAAGAAACTATTTAGGTTTTGTTTTTCAAGGCTTCAATCTTTTAGGACGAACTTCAGCTTTAGAAAATGTTGAATTACCTTTGATTTATAGAAAAATTCCATCAAAACAAAGAGAAGAGATGGCTACAGAAGCTTTAAAAAAAGTTGGTTTAGGAAGTGTTATAAAGCATACTCCAGCAGAACTAAGTGGTGGACAACAACAAAGAGTTGCAATAGCAAGAGCAATAGTTACAAATCCTTTAGTTCTTCTTGCTGATGAGCCAACAGGAAATCTTGATAGTATAAAAAGTATAGAGATTATGAATTTATTAAAACAGCTAAATAAAGAGTCTAAGATTACAGTTATTATGGTAACTCATGAAGAAGATATGGCTGCTTATGCAGATAGAATAATCTATTTTAGAGATGGACATATTGAAGATAGTTTGAAAAAAGGATTTAAATAA
- a CDS encoding ABC transporter permease has product MLVNAFLIAIKEIKRNILRSVLTILGIVIGVASVIAMVMIGDGTTQNVKDSITKLGSNMLTLRVGQERRGIPREDNSSKPFTNEDIVAIKREVTNIKAATSESSSRMNIVYGNKSHSASVIGTDNDYFIIKEWGLQDGRIFDDSELASGKSSCIIGTTIVTQLFGDESPIGANIRLKNITCNVIGVLTSKGAAAFGNDQDEIVIVPTNMFQRKILGKKDVSSIIISITQEQYIEDAKTDITSLMQERRAIKIGEPDNFHIRDMKDILETMTSTTTMLTYLLGSIAAISLLVGGIGIMNIMLVSVTERTREIGTRLAIGAMENEVLMQFLVEAIVLSTWGGIIGIFLGLGIGYGVVNFLQLPFIINEQIILISFIFSTLIGIVFGYFPARKAARLNPIEALRYE; this is encoded by the coding sequence ATGTTAGTAAATGCTTTTTTAATAGCTATAAAAGAGATAAAAAGAAATATCTTAAGGTCAGTTCTTACAATTTTAGGAATAGTTATTGGTGTTGCTTCTGTTATTGCTATGGTTATGATTGGAGATGGAACAACTCAAAATGTAAAAGATAGTATTACAAAACTTGGAAGTAATATGCTAACTCTTAGAGTAGGGCAAGAAAGAAGAGGAATACCAAGAGAGGATAATAGTTCAAAGCCATTTACAAATGAAGATATAGTTGCAATAAAAAGAGAAGTTACAAATATTAAAGCAGCTACTTCTGAAAGCTCTTCAAGAATGAATATTGTTTATGGAAACAAAAGTCATTCAGCTAGTGTAATTGGAACAGATAATGACTATTTTATTATTAAAGAGTGGGGTTTACAAGATGGAAGAATTTTTGATGATAGTGAATTAGCTAGTGGAAAATCATCTTGTATTATAGGAACAACTATTGTAACTCAACTTTTTGGTGATGAAAGTCCAATAGGTGCAAATATAAGGCTAAAAAATATAACTTGTAATGTAATAGGAGTTTTAACTTCTAAAGGAGCTGCTGCTTTTGGAAATGATCAAGATGAGATAGTAATAGTTCCTACAAATATGTTTCAGCGAAAAATTTTAGGGAAAAAAGATGTATCCTCTATAATAATTTCAATAACACAAGAGCAGTATATTGAAGATGCAAAAACAGATATTACATCTTTAATGCAAGAGCGACGAGCTATAAAAATTGGAGAGCCCGATAATTTTCATATTCGTGATATGAAAGATATTTTAGAGACTATGACATCAACAACAACTATGCTTACATATTTGTTGGGTTCTATTGCTGCTATTTCTTTACTTGTTGGTGGAATTGGTATTATGAATATTATGCTAGTTTCTGTAACTGAAAGAACAAGAGAAATAGGTACTAGACTTGCTATTGGAGCTATGGAAAATGAAGTTTTAATGCAGTTCTTAGTTGAAGCTATAGTTTTATCAACTTGGGGTGGAATTATTGGAATTTTCTTAGGTCTAGGAATTGGTTATGGAGTTGTAAATTTTTTACAGTTACCATTTATTATAAATGAACAAATTATCTTAATATCATTTATTTTTTCTACTTTAATAGGTATTGTTTTTGGATATTTCCCTGCACGAAAAGCTGCAAGATTAAATCCTATTGAAGCTTTAAGGTATGAGTAG
- a CDS encoding DedA family protein yields the protein MRELFRKIQPYTGKIFAIFLVLFISFLAYSLYQAPVIGIDEKFAYLLRQYGYIILFVWGMLEGEAGLIMAGLLAHTGDMNLYLAIFVAGLGGFAGDQVYFYIGRFNKDSVLKRLRGQRRKFAFAHLLLKKHGWPIIFTQRYMYGMRTIIPISIGITRYDARKFAVINLISAWCWAAITIVPVWYFGEQIMIVLHWAKAHWYLAIPLVIIFGGGIIYYFNKATKKIEKRMMNEN from the coding sequence TTGAGAGAACTATTTAGAAAAATTCAGCCATATACAGGAAAGATTTTTGCTATATTTCTGGTGCTTTTTATATCATTTTTAGCTTACAGCTTATATCAAGCTCCAGTTATAGGAATTGATGAAAAGTTTGCATATTTATTAAGACAGTATGGATATATTATTCTTTTTGTTTGGGGAATGCTTGAAGGTGAAGCTGGTCTTATTATGGCAGGATTATTGGCTCATACAGGAGATATGAATTTATATTTAGCAATTTTTGTAGCTGGTCTTGGTGGATTTGCAGGGGATCAGGTATATTTTTATATAGGAAGATTTAATAAAGATAGTGTTTTGAAAAGATTAAGAGGGCAAAGAAGAAAGTTTGCTTTTGCACATTTATTATTGAAAAAACATGGTTGGCCAATTATTTTTACACAAAGATATATGTATGGAATGAGAACAATAATTCCAATTTCAATAGGAATTACGAGATATGATGCTAGAAAATTTGCAGTAATAAATCTAATTTCAGCGTGGTGTTGGGCCGCAATTACAATAGTTCCTGTTTGGTATTTTGGAGAGCAAATTATGATAGTTCTTCATTGGGCAAAAGCACATTGGTATTTAGCTATTCCTTTAGTAATAATTTTTGGTGGAGGAATAATTTATTATTTTAATAAAGCAACTAAAAAAATTGAAAAAAGGATGATGAATGAAAATTAA
- a CDS encoding energy transducer TonB, translated as MNRYLNSFFLTSLLYAVSGTIMFFTFKEFIVQPKKEEVITKISLNSVAVTQVQPVEPEPTPPEPEPEPIPEPIIEKPTPIKKVHKEHKKPQKKPVEKIIEQKQEVTEVAEVVQPAPITPPNTKPTEDVQTTNHNQAEIDDLRAKYLAKVKAKVEKNKVYPKAAKRLNQTGKVEVSFDIRKNGKIENLKISKKSAFERLDEATLELLLKISAFDEIPDELKKDVLSINIPVIYDIN; from the coding sequence ATGAACAGATATTTAAACTCATTTTTTTTAACTTCCTTATTATATGCAGTATCAGGAACAATTATGTTTTTTACTTTTAAAGAATTTATTGTTCAACCTAAAAAGGAAGAAGTTATTACAAAAATATCATTAAACAGTGTAGCAGTTACTCAAGTTCAACCAGTAGAACCAGAACCTACTCCTCCTGAACCTGAACCAGAGCCAATTCCTGAACCAATAATTGAGAAACCAACTCCTATAAAAAAGGTTCATAAAGAGCATAAAAAACCTCAAAAAAAACCTGTTGAAAAAATTATAGAACAAAAACAAGAAGTTACAGAAGTAGCTGAAGTTGTACAACCAGCTCCTATAACACCTCCTAATACTAAACCAACAGAAGATGTACAAACTACAAATCATAACCAAGCTGAAATAGATGATTTAAGAGCAAAATATTTAGCTAAAGTTAAAGCAAAAGTTGAAAAAAATAAAGTGTACCCAAAAGCAGCAAAGAGACTAAACCAAACAGGAAAAGTTGAAGTAAGCTTTGATATAAGAAAAAATGGAAAAATAGAGAATCTTAAAATTTCAAAAAAATCTGCTTTTGAAAGATTAGATGAAGCAACTTTAGAACTTTTACTAAAAATAAGTGCTTTTGATGAAATTCCTGATGAACTAAAAAAAGATGTTTTGAGTATAAATATACCAGTTATTTACGATATAAATTAA